The Brachionichthys hirsutus isolate HB-005 chromosome 8, CSIRO-AGI_Bhir_v1, whole genome shotgun sequence genome contains a region encoding:
- the phf2 gene encoding lysine-specific demethylase phf2, with the protein MATVPVYCICRLPYDVTQFMIECDACKDWFHGSCVEVDEDDAPDIDIYHCPNCEKTHGKSTLKKKKNWSKHDTGQSTDIKAVQNGSQVFIKELRSRTFPSADDVVVKLSGSQLTMDYLEENGFNEPILAQKKEGLGITMPAPTFYISDVENCVGPDVGVDVVDVTRQTDSKMKLKEFVDYYYSTNRKKVLNVISLEFSDSRMNGVVESPQIVRRLSWVENYWPDDALLGKPKVTKYCLICVKDSYTDFHIECGGASVWYHVLKGEKIFFLIKPTSANLSLYERWRSSSNHSEMFFADQVDKCYKCTLKQGQTLFIPSGWINAILTPVDCLAFSGHFVHNLSVEMQMRAYEIEKRLKVKTLTPFPNFETACWYVGRHLLERFKGLHKANKQPAPYLVHGAKIINGAFRAWTKKQALLEHEDELPENMKPSQLIKDLAKEIRLSENATKTVKSEPSMKVPVEEPPSTHSEPEEPVSPAHVPSPRGEKSRKKAVKPPKPPKPPKMPKAPKPPKVPKVKEGGKKKAKKVKDSSPPTKSSTFAALESHRKDIMSKMEQPKKMKVVKSVLSVSEKDIKQNNVDKFEIREQNKNKTEAKWKYKNSKPDSLLKMEEECRFDRTPLSGNKDKFSFTMSHKKMLGSKMLKGQTNSSVFGSLQNLKEDKTKPVRDEYEYVSDEGELKIDEFPIRRKKNTAKRDQALSSDIREPIQPAKKPKFQPLVSKRVDSSDEETLHIDTEVKPEVKCRNSKVKKKSGSAAGILDLLQASKQVGGIDYSANSQPPASPSTQEAIQGMLSMANLSSSDSLQQPCSDSQLKSNSHGTQAGKKAGGGGGGGGGGKRPTKRLPKKPRKSSSIESLDYDDDQDHIEACFKDSDYVYPSLESEEDNPVFKSRSKKRKSSDDTPYSPTARVGPSVPRQERPARDGARVASVETGLAAAAAKLSHQEQQKTKKKKKSTKKKATVIQAPPKISQDSSSPEHNVDSHDGSLTDHEFNTGTAKLAGGPQPMAPGVFLSRKRPSVSSPSTNNSSNSTTKRLKKGMATAKQRLGKILKIHRNGKLLL; encoded by the exons ATGGCGACTGTACCAGTGTATTGCATCTGCAGATTACCTTACGACGTGACCCAGTTTATGATCGAGTGCGACGCCTGCAAGGACTGGTTCCACGGCAG cTGTGTTGAGGTGGACGAAGATGATGCTCCAGATATTGACATCTATCACTGTCCGAACTGTGAGAAGACCCACGGTAAATCCACAC tgaaaaagaaaaagaactggAGCAAACATGACACGGGGCAAAGCACAGACATCAAAGCTGTTCAGAACGGCAGTCAGGTCTTCATCAAGGAGCTCCGCAGCAGGACGTTTCCCAG CGCTGATGATGTGGTGGTCAAGCTGAGCGGCAGCCAGCTGACCATGGACTACCTGGAGGAGAACGGCTTCAATGAGCCAATCCTGGCGCAGAAGAAGGAGGGCCTGGGAATCACCATGCCTGCCCCCACGTTCTACATCAGCGATGTGGAGAACTGCGTCG GCCCCGACGTCGGCGTGGACGTCGTGGACGTCACCAGACAGACCGACAGCAAGATGAAGCTCAAAGAGTTCGTCGACTATTACTacagcacaaacaggaagaaagTGTTGAACGTCATCAGCCTGGAGTTCTCCGACTCGAG GATGAACGGAGTCGTGGAGAGTCCACAGATTGTGCGGCGGCTGTCCTGGGTGGAAAACTACTGGCCTGATGACGCTCTGCTCGGGAAGCCCAAAGTCACCAAATACTGTCTGATCTGTGTGAAAGACAGCTACACGGACTTCCACATCGAGTGCGGCGGCGCCTCCGTCTGGTACCACGTCCTAAAG GGAGAAAAgatcttcttcctcatcaaGCCCACCTCTGCCAACCTGTCGCTTTACGAGCGCTGGAGGTCGTCGTCCAATCACAGCGAGATGTTCTTCGCCGACCAGGTGGACAAGTGTTACAAATGTACCCTGAAGCAAGGACAGACGCTGTTTATCCCATCAG GTTGGATCAATGCGATACTGACTCCGGTCGACTGCCTGGCGTTCTCTGGACACTTTGTCCACAACCTGAGTGTGGAGATGCAGATGAG AGCTTATGAAATCGAGAAGCGGCTAAAGGTCAAGACGCTCACCCCCTTCCCCAACTTCGAGACGGCGTGCTGGTACGTGGGGCGGCACCTCCTGGAGCGATTCAAAG GTTTACATAAAGCAAACAAGCAGCCGGCGCCGTACCTGGTACACGGCGCCAAAATCATCAACGGAGCCTTCAGAGCTTGGACGAAAAAACAG gccCTCCTGGAGCACGAAGACGAACTCCCAGAGAACATGAAACCGTCGCAGCTCATCAAGGATCTCGCTAAagagatcagactttcagag AACGCAACCAAAACCGTCAAGAGTGAGCCCAGCATGAAGGTACCGGTGGAGGAGCCCCCGTCCACCCACTCCGAGCCCGAAGAGCCCGTTTCCCCGGCCCACGTCCCCTCGCCCAGAGGGGAGAAATCCAGGAAGAAAGCCGTCAAACCCCCCAAACCTCCCAAACCCCCGAAGATGCCCAAGGCCCCCAAGCCGCCAAAGGTGCCCAAAGtcaaggaaggagggaagaagaaagCGAAGAAAGTAAAAGACTCGTCACCGCCTACGAAATCCTCCACCTTTGCAGCTCTCGAGTCCCACAGAAAAGACATCATGAGCAAAATGGAACAGCCCAAAaagatgaag GTTGTCAAGAGTGTCCTGAGCGTGTCCGAGAAGGACATAAAGCAGAACAACGTGGACAAGTTTGAAATCCGGgagcagaataaaaacaagaccGAAGCAAAGTGGAAGTACAAG AACAGCAAACCAGACTCCCTGctgaagatggaggaggagtgcaGATTTGACAGAACGCCGCTGTcgggaaataaagacaaattcaGCTTCACGATGTCTCACAAGAAAATGCTGGG GTCCAAGATGTTGAAAGGTCAAACTAACTCGAGTGTTTTTGGATCGTTGCAAAACCTAAAAGAGGACAAAACCAAGCCAGTGAGAGACGAGTACGAGTACGTCTCGGACGAGGGGGAGCTGAAGATTGACGAGTTCCCCATCAGGCGGAAAAAGAACACGGCGAAGCGAGATCAGGCCC TCTCGTCAGACATCAGAGAGCCGATCCAGCCAGCCAAGAAACCAAAGTTCCAGCCGCTGGTGTCCAAG AGAGTCGACTCCTCGGACGAGGAGACGCTGCACATCGACACAGAGGTCAAGCCTGAGGTCAAATGTCGCAACTCTAAGGTCAAGAAAAAGAGCGGCAGCGCTGCGGGGATCCTCGACCTGCTGCAGGCGAGCAAGCAAGTGGGCGGGATCGACTACAGCGCCAacag TCAGCCACCTGCATCTCCCAGCACACAGGAGGCCATTCAGGGCATGCTGTCCATGGCCAACCTGTCGTCTTCAGACAGCTTGCAGCAGCCGTGTAGCGATAGCCAGCTAAAGAGCAACTCCCACGGAACGCAGGCCGGCAAGaaggccggcggcggcggcggcggcggcggcggcggtaaGCGGCCCACCAAACGGCTCCCGAAGAAGCccaggaaaagcagcagcattgaGAGTCTGGACTACGATGACGACCAGGATCACATCGAAGCCTGTTTCAAGGACTCGGATTACG TTTACCCTTCGTTGGAATCCGAAGAGGATAATCCCGTTTTCAAATCCAGGTCGAAAAAACGGAAAAGCAGCGACGACACCCCGTACAGCCCGACAG CCCGCGTCGGACCCTCGGTTCCTCGGCAGGAGAGGCCGGCGAGAGACGGGGCCCGGGTGGCCTCCGTAGAAACGGGGCTGGCTGCCGCCGCAGCGAAGCTGTCGCATCAG gagcagcagaaaaccaagaagaagaagaaaagcaccaaaaaGAAGGCGACGGTCATCCAGGCGCCGCCGAAAATCTCTCAGGACAGTAGCTCGCCAGAGCACAACGTGGACTCCCACGACGGCAGCCTGACAGACCACGAGTTCAACACTGGCACGGCGAAGTTGGCGGGGGGGCCGCAGCCCATGGCGCCGGGCGTTTTTCTCAGCCGCAAGCGACCGTCCGTGTCGTCTCCCAGcaccaacaacagcagcaactccACGA CGAAGCGGTTAAAGAAAGGCATGGCGACGGCCAAACAGAGACTCGGAAAGATTTTAAAGATCCATCGAAATGGAAAGCTCCTTCTGTAG